GGTCAGCTGGTGGCCTCAGCAGGCTGTGGAATGAGGCTCTTTGAGGCCATGGAGGTAGGGGCCATCCCAGTCGTGCTAGGAGACCACTCCAGACTACCATACCACCAGTTAATTCGATGGAGTGAAGCTGCTATTATAGTCCCTAAACCTCGTGTGACAGAGCTACACTTCTTGCTGCGCAGCCTATCAGACAATGACATGTTAGCTATGAGGCGGCAGGGCCGCTTTCTGTGGGAGACGTACTTCTCCACATCAGAGAATGTTCTTAATACTATCCTGGCCAACATCCGAACCAGCATTCAGGTTCCTGCTGCACCTATCAAAGAAGAGCCTGCACAAGAGATTCCTCACAAAGCAGGAAAACTAGCAGGAACTGATGCCAACCTGGCGGACAATGGTGACCTTGATTTGGGTCCCGTTGAGACAGAGCCCCCCTACGCCTCTCCACGCTTTCTCCGCAACTTCACATACACAGCTGCAGACACCTACAGAGCATGGAACCGTGCTCCAGGACCTTTCCATCTGTTTCCACACACCCCTCTGGACCCTGTCCTCCCCTCTGAAGCCAAATTCCTTGGCTCAGGTACTGGTTTCAGGCCTATCGGTGGAGGTACGGGAGGCTCAGGGAAGGAGTTCCAGGCAGCCTTGGGAGGGAACGTGCCCCGAGAACAGTTCACCGTGGTCATGCTGACTTACGAGAGGGAGGAGGTACTGATGAACTCACTGGAGAGGCTGAATGGACTGCCATACCTCAacaaggtggtggtggtgtggaaTTCACCCAAGCCTCCTTCAGATGACCTGCTGTGGCCAGACATCGGCCTCCCCATTGTGGTGAGTCCTCCCAGAGAAAATTAATTTCACAAGAGCGCAAGTTGAGAATCAGAGTAGATTAATCCTCTAATTCAACAAATGTAGACATTCATTTAGTTAATGTGTTCAGTAAGGAATAAGGGATATCTCTTTTGTCTCATCCCGCCTCTCTCCGGAATGCAGTAAAGTAACTTTTCTAATGTATCGGAGGTCGTTCAAAGTTTGCTTAAGTACATTACATTGAGCTGTTTGGATCAGTGCTCTCTTTGAAACCCTGCAGGAGTCCATACAAATTACCAGCAGCTCCACTAAAAGGATTTGAAAGAGTCTGACGGCCATGAATAATAAAATTTGTGCGTCTGAATTAGTctggataaataaaatattcatgtcGTTCATATTCACACCATTAGAGTGTGTGACTGAAAGTTTGTGGACGAGTTATAAGCTGTAAGATACCTCAAGAATTGATCTCAgttgttttgtaatttttttgttgttaatgaAATTGTATTAGTTTGCATGTAAGCCACTTTAGTAATGCATGACTAAATctaaaaaacagtcaaatatgaAGTACAGTCATACAGTTTCAGGAGTAGTAGGTTCTATAATTGGAGTCTGAAGCAAATATACTATATTAACTAGAATTTAGTGATTATACTCCACTTCATAAGTATTTCTACTTCCATAAATGCCTGTCAGAGTTGCTCTAACTAAGCAAAATCTTATCTCACACCTGCAGGTCGTTCGCACAGAGAAGAACAGCCTCAACAACCGCTTCCTGCCATGGGACGCGGTGGAAACCGAGGCCATCCTCTCTATCGACGACGACGCCCATCTCCGCCACGATGAGATCATGTTTGGGTTCAGGTCAGTGATGGTGACAGGGGTTGCATAAGGCTCAGGGTATTCATACGGACCAGAGAAACAAACCCTTAGGTGTTCAGGTGAAGGGTTTTATTGTCTTACAACATTCAATCAAAATGGATTTAAtgtagcttctttttttttcactcatcAGCACACAAAGACTAAATATTTGCACTGTGCCTCCCTGAGAAGAAATGCAGATTATGAGATAATGAAGATAATAATTAGCTGCAAcctataattgttttttttttttctgagaagTGCTGCACAGAGAGACGAAGCAGAGCcgaacatgaacatgaacagtaaATTAAAGGAAAGCCTCAATGTCTCGTGCTGAAGTGAAATTGCCCCCTCAAAACCCGCCGCAAAAAAATGCAGAAGCATCACATTCCTGAAAAACAGTAAATCAGACGGAAACTGAACCAACCACAGACTTATCTAGAGGAAACAAAAGGCAAACATGTGGTCGACATCTCATATTTATGATTCATTCCCTCACTCTATATGTAGATAGGATGAAATTGAAGACCCTCTTTAAACCAATTAAACGATGAAATAAGCTTTTAAGTTATTATTGTACACCTTCCCACCCCCTCCACCTACTTTCTTCACCCCAGACGCATCTAACCACTCGATGCTGTAGCTGCTTGTTCAGACAGGCAAAAATTGGCAGcgagtgtgagtctgtgtgtgtgtgtgtgtgtgtgtgtgtgtgtacagggtAATTTGTCATGAATTATTTCAAACTCCCTCCCAGAAATACCCCGAAAATGTCTCCTCACCTCCACTCTCCTCTAAGAGGGAAATAATATAGCGTCTGACTGTGAATCAGGTCTCATCACACGTGTTCATTGGAGGCATTAGATTTCTCGTTGAGATTTATTGTACCCTTCTGTTTCTGTGCTAAGAATTCCAAGTATCTcgcaccttttttcttttttttttccctcccttctccaAAGATGTTATTGCAGTGCTTGGACAACTGTCTGTGTCACTACGAGTCGAGTATCTACCATCTACCCCTGCGCCAAACAGTCAGAGTCTACTTTTAAAGTTTCTAAAACAAACGGGTTAAATATGACAGAATGGTTGTTTAATTAGTCCCCAGAGAAAAGCAGTCAGTAGATTGGAGACAAATTGGTCGCATGTGCAAAAAGACAGACACTTGCAATCCAAACTAATtaccacccaaaaaaaaaagcaacaaataaccacaataaaaacacaggtCTATAAATCACTTCTCAGTTCGGTTCAGTCGGGTTTAAATTAATTGACTTTCTCTTTTTCGGCGGTGGCGTCTCACAGAGTGTGGCGGGAGGCCAGAGATCGCATCGTGGGTTTCCCCGGGAGGTATCACGCGTGGGACGTCAACCATCAGTCCTGGCTTTACAACTCCAACTACTCCTGTGAGCTCTCCATGGTCCTGACAGGAGCTGCTTTTTTCCACAAGGTCAGACCTTTTAAAACcctcttaataataaaaaaccaCAAATAGccatgtgtatgttttttgcTGCCTCATTCATATTCAAACGCTCCCCTTTTTGTGTGTTCTTGTAGTACTACGCATACCTGTACTCCTACGTCATGCCCCAGGCCATCAGGGACATGGTGGACGAGTACATAAACTGCGAGGACATTGCCATGAACTTCCTGGTGTCTCACATCACCCGCAAACCACCCATCAAGGTCAGTGACAGAGCGTGCAGTCCTGCTGCGCTCAGCATCAGTGAGCTTTGTATCTCCCAAAGGCCCCCgtgtatttatatttctgcCCACTTAGCCCTGCCATTACTCAAACTGACATATCCAATATTCCACACAAATGATAAATCAAAACACAAGATCGAATTGGTGCGTTATGCCCGATTTTTctcctggattttttttttttttttgatttttttattggaAGGACATTTATTACCGGAGTATATATTTATGGCTAGACGAATAATTATAGCAATCAAGCCGGGGAAGCAGTTGGAACAGAAATGTCATTGCAGCTCTCAGTTTAAGTTCTTTTTGATTTAGTGGGGTGTTAATATTCAGGGGTGTTTCAGAGGGGAATTAAGAACGGCTTTGATGGAGTGTGTTGCATGACAGCAATTCGCTGCTAGGAATAAACCTCGTGAATAATGAATTTGGGCCAAGTTTTTAATGTGGAGTCCTAAACGACGAGAGATTATATTTCTCCTTTCGTCcaaataagacaaataaaacagaaaataaattgcATTGCTTCATGCTTCACTGCTGGTAAATTGACAGCATTCAAACTCGGTTTTGAAAATGTCTGTAGGCTTAAGTTCTTCATTCTTTAAACAAACTTTTGGAGCATTGAGCTGTTCTAAGTTTAAAGTATATATCAGGGATTCAGAAGTTgactctcgctctctctctctctgtttctagGTAACCTCTCGTTGGACTTTCCGTTGCCCCGGCTGCCCTCAAGCTCTTTCACACGATGACTCGCATTTCCACGAGCGCCACAAGTGCATCAACTTCTTCGTCAAGGTGTATGGCTACATGCCGCTGCTCTACACGCAGTTCCGCGTGGACTCGGTGCTATTTAAGACTCGTTTGCCGCACGATAAGACCAAGTGCTTCAAGTTCATCTAGCATCAGGCATAGCGACCCAGCAGAGACCCAGAGCCAAAAGCAGAGTGGACTTGGAAGGACCGGCGgtatttaaagaaaacactgcGAGCGGTgatgaagatggatggatggactggCAGAGAAATGCACAGAAGGAAATCGTTTGGGGGTTAGGATTTTACCCTGAGTGGGAAAGACAAGTTACCCTTAAAAGCTATTGGCTGGTGGTCTGATCCACAACTCTACTGGAAGTTTGATGAGCTGAAAGGGACCACTGCCAACTAAATAAGCCTTTTCAGTGGATGTCacttccccctttttttttcatgttctttAATCATGCTCCATCATCAACCACTACAGATGTTATTTGCACCTCTTTACCGGCCTGCTGAGGAAAGAGGGCGGTTGTACACAGTGTACAGAAACTCTCCCAGGATAAACTCTACCTGACAACAGAACGATCGGTTAATGATTCACAGACAGACAAGCTGCGTTCAGCTGAGAGAGCCAAAGTGGCACACTGTTGCTACTGCGCTTTTTTTCCGTTTTACAGTTACAAACTGTACTTCTTGTACATGTAAGTGAGAGAAGCACTGATGgtgagaaatattttattgaaaaatctgtttttttttttgttttttaattatgttgTTAAATTCTGTAAATCTATGTGGGACAAACATTTTTCAGAAGCTCTGCCTGTGGGAGATCAGACACAGACTCGTTAGTCGGAGAAAAAGACAGGACCTTGACTGAAGAGTAAAACAGGTTGGCCTAATCATGTTTAGTTACGTGGTCAAGAAGGAATTCACTTCAACAGTCACCATAATGCCTCAAATTTGTCATGAAAACCAGCCACCATTGTGTCATTTTGTTATGCTTATAGGTGCCGCACTCTTTGAGTGTTTAAAAAGGCTTGTTTTTTTATGCTATAGGGTGTTTACTAATGTTTGTAAAATTGGTCGGAAAGTGGAAGTagtcatgttttaaatgtaataatatccACCAACCAATGGTTGCATTTCCCTTACTAAAGTgcaacaagctgccaaaaacaacaaaaattaGGTTTGGATGTCTCATTGAGGTTGTAATAATGCAGAAAGTCTCCAGTCTGGTTAAATGTACTATTAGGACTCTGGTTAAAAATGTAGGTTTAATATATGGCCACTTCTGGCTTTGAAACATAAGTATTAGATAATGTCCTGCTATGATCATGTGACCCTTCTGTACAGAACATACCCACCTCAGACAGAAACGTCACTTTACAGTGTCGCCATACTGgtttcactttgtttttgttgttgtttttttttttaccattgcTTGATGAATGTTTGCCAAATAGGTACGATGTCTGCTGCTCCGCAGCGTCATTAGCGGGGTGAACAATGCAGATGCTCGCTAAAGAGATGCAGTCTGGTGCATCCACTCTGCATGGTACTTTACCGGGAGTTCATCCATTGGGGCCCAACCCATCATGTATTATAATTCCAAAGTCCTATATTTGACCTTGTTGAACTTAAT
This genomic interval from Scomber japonicus isolate fScoJap1 chromosome 17, fScoJap1.pri, whole genome shotgun sequence contains the following:
- the extl3 gene encoding exostosin-like 3, which produces MQRNGGGVGAGGQPWVLRRVRLTWLSFMLFFILVFFPLIAHYYLTTIDEAGGPDKRIFGPRPGGELCEAKHVQDLCRIRESVSEELLQLEAKRQELNGEIARLNLRIEACKRSIDSAKQDLLQLKNVISQTEHSYKELMAQNQPKLSLPVRLLPDKEDPGLPPPKSARSCRLRSCFDYARCPLTSGFPVYVYDTGSYLWGDYLDPLVKQAFAASVKSNIYVTDNPSIACLYLVLVGELQESPSSPPPSELEKQLKALPYWRSDGHNHVLVHLSRKSMTQNFLYNVSTGRAAVAQSTFFEQQYREGFDLVVSPLVHALSEPNFLEVPPQVPVKRKYLFTFQGERVESLRSSLQETPPQSFEEEMEGDPPADYDDRIIGTLKAVQDSHLDQVLVEFTCKNPRPSLPTEWALCGEREDRLEVLKASTFALVISPGDGQLVASAGCGMRLFEAMEVGAIPVVLGDHSRLPYHQLIRWSEAAIIVPKPRVTELHFLLRSLSDNDMLAMRRQGRFLWETYFSTSENVLNTILANIRTSIQVPAAPIKEEPAQEIPHKAGKLAGTDANLADNGDLDLGPVETEPPYASPRFLRNFTYTAADTYRAWNRAPGPFHLFPHTPLDPVLPSEAKFLGSGTGFRPIGGGTGGSGKEFQAALGGNVPREQFTVVMLTYEREEVLMNSLERLNGLPYLNKVVVVWNSPKPPSDDLLWPDIGLPIVVVRTEKNSLNNRFLPWDAVETEAILSIDDDAHLRHDEIMFGFRVWREARDRIVGFPGRYHAWDVNHQSWLYNSNYSCELSMVLTGAAFFHKYYAYLYSYVMPQAIRDMVDEYINCEDIAMNFLVSHITRKPPIKVTSRWTFRCPGCPQALSHDDSHFHERHKCINFFVKVYGYMPLLYTQFRVDSVLFKTRLPHDKTKCFKFI